A single window of Balaenoptera acutorostrata chromosome X, mBalAcu1.1, whole genome shotgun sequence DNA harbors:
- the GDI1 gene encoding rab GDP dissociation inhibitor alpha, which produces MDEEYDVIVLGTGLTECILSGIMSVNGKKVLHMDRNPYYGGESSSITPLEELYKRFQLLEGPPETMGRGRDWNVDLIPKFLMANGQLVKMLLYTEVTRYLDFKVVEGSFVYKGGKIYKVPSTETEALASNLMGMFEKRRFRKFLVFVANFDENDAKTFEGVDPQNTSMRDVYRKFDLGQDVIDFTGHALALYRTDDYLDQPCLETINRIKLYSESLARYGKSPYLYPLYGLGELPQGFARLSAIYGGTYMLNKPVDDIIMENGKVVGVKSEGEVARCKQLICDPSYVPDRVRKAGQVIRIICILSHPIKNTNDANSCQIIIPQNQVNRKSDIYVCMISYAHNVAAQGKYIAIASTTVETAEPEKEVEPALELLEPIDQKFVAISDLYEPIDDGSESQVFCSCSYDATTHFETTCNDIKDIYKRMAGSAFDFENMKRKQNDVFGEADQ; this is translated from the exons ATGGACGAGGAATATGATGTGATCGTGCTGGGGACCGGCCTTACC GAATGTATCCTGTCGGGTATCATGTCCGTGAACGGGAAGAAGGTGCTGCATATGGACCGGAACCCCTACTATGGGGGCGAGAGCTCCTCCATCACCCCCCTGGAGGAG CTGTATAAGCGTTTTCAATTGCTGGAGGGGCCCCCTGAGACGATGGGCCGGGGCCGAGACTGGAACGTTGACTTGATCCCCAAATTCCTCATGGCCAACG GACAGCTGGTGAAGATGCTACTGTATACAGAGGTGACACGCTATCTGGACTTCAAGGTGGTGGAGGGCAGCTTTGTCTACAAGGGGGGCAAGATCTACAAAGTACCGTCCACCGAGACCGAAGCCTTGGCTTCTA ATCTGATGGGCATGTTTGAGAAACGGCGCTTCCGCAAGTTCCTTGTGTTTGTGGCAAACTTTGATGAGAATGACGCCAAGACCTTCGAGGGCGTCGACCCCCAGAACACCAGCATGCGTGACGTCTACCGGAAGTTTGACTTGGGCCAGGATGTCATCGACTTCACCGGCCACGCCCTGGCGCTCTACCGCACCGATGA CTACCTGGACCAGCCCTGTCTTGAGACCATCAACCGCATCAAGTTGTACAGCGAGTCCCTGGCCCGGTATGGCAAGAGCCCGTACCTGTACCCACTCTATGGCCTTGGCGAGCTGCCCCAGGGCTTTGCAAG GTTGAGTGCCATCTACGGGGGGACCTACATGCTGAACAAACCCGTGGATGACATCATCATGGAGAATGGCAAGGTGGTGGGCGTGAAGTCCGAGGGAGAG GTGGCCCGCTGCAAGCAGCTGATCTGTGACCCCAGCTACGTTCCAGACCGCGTGCGGAAGGCTGGCCAGGTTATCCGTATCATCTGTATCCTCAGCCACCCCATCAAGAACACCAACGATGCCAACTCCTGCCAAATCATCATCCCCCAGAACCAGGTCAACAGGAAGTCAG ACATCTACGTGTGCATGATCTCCTATGCACACAACGTGGCCGCGCAGGGCAAGTACATTGCCATCGCCAGCACCACGGTGGAGACCGCAGAGCCCGAAAAGGAAGTTGAGCCGGCCCTGGAGCTGCTGGAGCCCATTGACCAGAA GTTTGTGGCCATCAGTGACTTGTATGAGCCCATCGACGATGGTTCCGAGAGCCAG GTGTTCTGTTCCTGCTCCTATGATGCCACCACACACTTTGAGACAACCTGCAACGACATCAAAGACATCTACAAGCGCATGGCAGGCTCTGCTTTTGATTTTGAGAACATGAAGCGCAAACAGAACGATGTCTTTGGAGAAGCTGACCAGTGA
- the FAM50A gene encoding protein FAM50A isoform X1, with product MAQYKGAASEAGRAMHLMKKREKQREQMEQMKQRIAEENIMKSNIDKKFSAHYDAVEAELKSSTVGLVTLNDMKAKQEALVKEREKQLAKKEQSKELQLKLEKLREKERKKEAKRKISSLSFTLEEEDEAGEEEEEVTIDEEELEREEITAKKRKLGKNPDVDTSFLPDRDREEEENRLREELRQEWEAKQEKIKSEEIEITFSYWDGSGHRRTVKMKKGNTMQQFLQKALEILRKDFSELRSAGVEQLMYIKEDLIIPHHHSFYDFIVTKARGKSGPLFNFDVHDDVRLLSDATVEKDESHAGKVVLRSWYEKNKHIFPASRWEPYDPEKKWDKYTIR from the exons ATGGCTCAGTACAAGGGTGCCGCGAGCGAGGCGGGCCGCGCCATGCACCTGATGAAGAAGCGGGAGAAGCAGCGCGAGCAGATGGAGCAGATGAAGCAGAGGATCGCGGAG GAGAACATAATGAAATCCAACATTGACAAGAAGTTCTCTGCGCACTACGATGCCGTGGAGGCGGAGCTCAAGTCCAGCACCGTGG GTCTTGTGACGCTGAACGACATGAAGGCGAAGCAGGAGGCCCTGGTGAAGGAGCGGGAGAAGCAGCTGGCGAAGAAGGAGCAGTCGAAGGAGCTGCAGCT GAAGCTGGAGAAGCTGCGCGAGAAGGAGCGCAAGAAGGAGGCCAAGCGGAAGATCTCCAGCCTGTCCTTCACCCTGGAGGAAGAAGACGAGGcaggcgaggaggaggaggaggtgaccATAGACgaggaggagctggagagggAAG AGATCACCGCaaagaagaggaaactggggAAGAACCCAGATGTGGACACGAGCTTCTTGCCTGACCGAGATCGGGAG GAGGAGGAGAATCGGCTCCGGGAGGAGCTACGGCAGGAGTGGGAAGCCAAGCAGGAGAAGATCAAGA GCGAGGAGATCGAGATCACCTTCAGTTACTGGGATGGCTCTGGGCACCGGCGCACAGTCAAG ATGAAAAAGGGCAACACGATGCAGCAGTTCCTGCAGAAGGCCCTCGAGATCCTGCGCAAAGACTTCAGCGAGCTCAG GTCGGCAGGGGTGGAGCAGCTCATGTACATCAAGGAGGACCTAATCATACCCCAC CACCACAGCTTCTATGACTTCATCGTCACCAAGGCGCGAGGGAAGAGCG GGCCCCTCTTCAATTTCGACGTTCACGATGACGTGCGGCTGCTCAGCGACGCCACCGTGGAGAAGGATGAG TCGCACGCGGGCAAGGTGGTGCTGCGGAGCTGGTACGAGAAGAACAAGCACATCTTCCCTGCCAGCCGCTGGGAGCCCTACGACCCTGAGAAGAAGTGGGACAAGTACACG ATCCGGTGA
- the FAM50A gene encoding protein FAM50A isoform X2, with amino-acid sequence MKSNIDKKFSAHYDAVEAELKSSTVGLVTLNDMKAKQEALVKEREKQLAKKEQSKELQLKLEKLREKERKKEAKRKISSLSFTLEEEDEAGEEEEEVTIDEEELEREEITAKKRKLGKNPDVDTSFLPDRDREEEENRLREELRQEWEAKQEKIKSEEIEITFSYWDGSGHRRTVKMKKGNTMQQFLQKALEILRKDFSELRSAGVEQLMYIKEDLIIPHHHSFYDFIVTKARGKSGPLFNFDVHDDVRLLSDATVEKDESHAGKVVLRSWYEKNKHIFPASRWEPYDPEKKWDKYTIR; translated from the exons ATGAAATCCAACATTGACAAGAAGTTCTCTGCGCACTACGATGCCGTGGAGGCGGAGCTCAAGTCCAGCACCGTGG GTCTTGTGACGCTGAACGACATGAAGGCGAAGCAGGAGGCCCTGGTGAAGGAGCGGGAGAAGCAGCTGGCGAAGAAGGAGCAGTCGAAGGAGCTGCAGCT GAAGCTGGAGAAGCTGCGCGAGAAGGAGCGCAAGAAGGAGGCCAAGCGGAAGATCTCCAGCCTGTCCTTCACCCTGGAGGAAGAAGACGAGGcaggcgaggaggaggaggaggtgaccATAGACgaggaggagctggagagggAAG AGATCACCGCaaagaagaggaaactggggAAGAACCCAGATGTGGACACGAGCTTCTTGCCTGACCGAGATCGGGAG GAGGAGGAGAATCGGCTCCGGGAGGAGCTACGGCAGGAGTGGGAAGCCAAGCAGGAGAAGATCAAGA GCGAGGAGATCGAGATCACCTTCAGTTACTGGGATGGCTCTGGGCACCGGCGCACAGTCAAG ATGAAAAAGGGCAACACGATGCAGCAGTTCCTGCAGAAGGCCCTCGAGATCCTGCGCAAAGACTTCAGCGAGCTCAG GTCGGCAGGGGTGGAGCAGCTCATGTACATCAAGGAGGACCTAATCATACCCCAC CACCACAGCTTCTATGACTTCATCGTCACCAAGGCGCGAGGGAAGAGCG GGCCCCTCTTCAATTTCGACGTTCACGATGACGTGCGGCTGCTCAGCGACGCCACCGTGGAGAAGGATGAG TCGCACGCGGGCAAGGTGGTGCTGCGGAGCTGGTACGAGAAGAACAAGCACATCTTCCCTGCCAGCCGCTGGGAGCCCTACGACCCTGAGAAGAAGTGGGACAAGTACACG ATCCGGTGA